One window from the genome of Salvia splendens isolate huo1 chromosome 9, SspV2, whole genome shotgun sequence encodes:
- the LOC121748757 gene encoding V-type proton ATPase subunit C-like gives MATRYWVASLPVGQGGSASSVWSRLQESISKQAFDTSLYRFNIPNLRVGTLDLLLSLSDDLSKANNFIEGVSHKIRRQIEELERVSGVVSSSLTVDGVPVDSYLTRFMWDEAKYPTMSPLKEIVDGIHVQIAKIEDDLKVRVSEYSNVRSQLNAINRKQAGSLAVRDLSNLVKPEDIVSSEHLTTLLAVVSKYSQKDWLSSYESLTSYVVPRSSKKLHEDNEYALYTVTLFSRDVDNFKTKARERNFQVRDFEYNPETQDSRKHELEKLVQDQETMRSSLLQWCYTSYGEVFSSWMHFCAVRVFSESILRYGLPPSFLSVVLSPPLKSEKKVRSILEGMCSNSNSTFWKTEDDGGMGGLAAGEADAHPYVSFTINLI, from the exons ATGGCGACTCGTTACTGGGTGGCGTCTCTCCCCGTTGGCCAAGGCGGCTCCGCCTCGTCTGTATGGAGTCGTCTTCAGGAATCAATCTCCAAACAAGCCTTCGACACCTCTCTCTACAGA TTCAACATACCGAATCTACGAGTAGGCACCCTGGATTTGCTTCTGTCTCTCAGCGACGACCTATCCAAG GCTAACAACTTCATTGAAGGAGTGTCGCACAAAATCCGTCGTCAGATTGAGGAATTGGAGAGGGTGTCCGGAGTTGTTAGTAGCTCGCTAACTGTGGATGGGGTTCCTGTGGACTCTTATCTTACAAG ATTCATGTGGGATGAGGCAAAGTATCCAACAATGTCGCCGCTGAAGGAGATTGTGGACGGAATCCATGTACAAATTGCCAAGATTGAGGATGATCTCAAG GTTCGTGTCTCTGAATATAGCAATGTGCGCAGCCAACTTAATGCTATTAATAGAAAGCAGGCTGGAAG CTTAGCTGTTCGAGATCTTTCAAATTTAGTGAAGCCAGAAGACATTGTTAGTTCGGAACACTTGACAACCCTTCTTGCAGTTGTGTCAAAGTATTCCCAGAAAGACTGGTTATCAAGCTATGAGTCTCTGACATCATATGTG GTTCCCAGATCTTCAAAGAAGTTACATGAGGATAATGAATATGCTCTTTACACTGTGACATTATTCAGTCGTGATGTTGACAATTTTAAAACCAAGGCCCGTGAAAGAAATTTCCAG GTTCGTGATTTTGAATATAATCCTGAGACACAAGACAGTCGGAAGCATGAGCTTGAAAAACTGGTGCAAGATCAGGAGACAATGAGAAGCTCTCTTTTGCAATGGTGCTATACTAGTTATGGAGAG GTTTTCAGTTCCTGGATGCACTTCTGTGCTGTAAGAGTCTTTAGTGAAAGCATTCTCCGATATGGCCTGCCACCATCTTTTCTG TCTGTTGTACTGTCACCTCCATTAAAAAGTGAGAAGAAAGTTCGCTCCATTCTTGAGGGAATGTGTAGCAATTCAAACAG